The DNA window GACGGTCGCGACCTCCTTGGCGCCCGCGAACAGGCGCTGGGTCACTTCCGTGGTCGCGCCGGGCTGGAGCGTCTGGGACGCGCCGGCGATCGTGGCCTGGTAGGTGCGGTCCGCCGTCTGGCCCTGCTGAGAGGTGAAGGAGCCCTGGAAAGGCTGCGTCTGGTCGGGAATGACGGCGGCGGCCCAATACTTGTCGGTGATGCCGAGGAAGCCGCCGGTGACCGAGTTCCAGATCTGGCCGACCGTATTGCCGCCCGAGATCGGCTCCTTCTTGTCCAGGTTCGCGTAGGTGAGCTCCTGCAGGCCCTCGTCGCCGAGAACGCCGATCATGCCCTCGTGCAGCACGTAATAGCCGAGGGTGATCGGACGGCCGTGGCGGGACACGAGGCTGTAGGATTGCAGGGTCACGGGTGCGGTGCCGCGGTTCTCGACCGCATCCTTCATCGTGAACATGAACTTGTCGTCGACCGAGATCGTCCGCCGGAAGACCAAGCCCTGCTCATTTTGCCAGGTCAGGGTGACCGGGCTGCCCGGCGTCAGCGAGGTCTTGTCGGCCGTCCACACCGTATTCTGGTTCGGCAGGCTGCCAGCCTGTGCGCCGATCCAGCCGAATTCCGCGTAATAGGGATTCTGGACGCCGGTGGGCGACAGGAGCACGATGATCGGGCTCTTGGGGTCGACCGTCTCGCGGTAGTTCTTCAACGCCACATCGTCGATACGTCCGCCGCGCAGGTTGATCGAGCCGGCGATGGAGGGGGTGTCGATGGCGACGCGCGGCGAGGCGGCGAGGGCGGCCTCGCGGGTCAGGACGGAGGGAGCCGACGGGGTGCTTGGAACCGTTCCCGGCACGGTGGGCGAGGCTCCTCCGGCCTGGCTCGGGCTCGCGGGCGGATTGGGCGCATTGGGATTGACCTGCGTGGACTGCGCCTGCTGGGCGGCCTGCCGCTGCCGCTCCGCCTG is part of the Microvirga terrae genome and encodes:
- the yidC gene encoding membrane protein insertase YidC, giving the protein MREDNRNLIVAIALSLAILLGWQYFFAAPQAERQRQAAQQAQSTQVNPNAPNPPASPSQAGGASPTVPGTVPSTPSAPSVLTREAALAASPRVAIDTPSIAGSINLRGGRIDDVALKNYRETVDPKSPIIVLLSPTGVQNPYYAEFGWIGAQAGSLPNQNTVWTADKTSLTPGSPVTLTWQNEQGLVFRRTISVDDKFMFTMKDAVENRGTAPVTLQSYSLVSRHGRPITLGYYVLHEGMIGVLGDEGLQELTYANLDKKEPISGGNTVGQIWNSVTGGFLGITDKYWAAAVIPDQTQPFQGSFTSQQGQTADRTYQATIAGASQTLQPGATTEVTQRLFAGAKEVATVDAYHERYSIKNFDLLIDWGWFYFITKPLFKVLDFFFHLFGNFGIAILLVTVLLKILFFPLANKSYASMAKMKAVQPEMASIRERYADDKMKQQQALMELYRKEKINPVAGCWPVLIQIPVFFALYKVLFVTIEMRHAPFFGWIRDLAAPDPTTIFNLFGLLPYNPGAVPVVGHFLMLGVWPIIMGITMWLQMKMNPEPPDPVQKQVFAWMPVIFTFMLGSFPAGLVIYWAWNNLLSVTQQGFIMKRNGVKIELFDNLRKTFSRKASPAKG